The Eurosta solidaginis isolate ZX-2024a chromosome 4, ASM4086904v1, whole genome shotgun sequence genome includes a window with the following:
- the LOC137250297 gene encoding succinate--CoA ligase [ADP/GDP-forming] subunit alpha, mitochondrial-like isoform X1: MCQKMRFEFRIASPPGCGSAQNMTKSKEIYKNKVLYKQHALEYGTKLVGCISLKKGGTTHLGLPVFASVAGAKKATDRHATVIYVVPPGAAAAILEALEAEMSLIFCITKVGPKHDRVRVKHALLRQKKSRLVRPDCSGIIAPERVI; this comes from the exons ATgtgtcaaaagatgcgttttgaattcagg atagcatctccgccgggttgcggttcagctcagaatatgacaaaatcaaaggaaatctacaaaaacaaggtactttacaagcaacatgctttggaatacggtaccaaactggttggatgtatttccctaaaaaagggtggaactacgcatcttggtttgccagtatttgcttcg gtagccggagcaaaaaaggcaactgatcggcatgcaactgttatttatgtggtgccaccgggagctgctgctgctatcctagaagcattagaagcagaaatgtctttgatattttgcatcaccaaagttgGGCCAAaacatgatagggttcgcgttaagcacgctctcttaaggcaaaaaaaatcgcgtctagtcaggcccgactgttcaggaatcatcgcaccagaaagg
- the LOC137250297 gene encoding succinate--CoA ligase [ADP/GDP-forming] subunit alpha, mitochondrial-like isoform X2, which translates to MTKSKEIYKNKVLYKQHALEYGTKLVGCISLKKGGTTHLGLPVFASVAGAKKATDRHATVIYVVPPGAAAAILEALEAEMSLIFCITKVGPKHDRVRVKHALLRQKKSRLVRPDCSGIIAPERVI; encoded by the exons atgacaaaatcaaaggaaatctacaaaaacaaggtactttacaagcaacatgctttggaatacggtaccaaactggttggatgtatttccctaaaaaagggtggaactacgcatcttggtttgccagtatttgcttcg gtagccggagcaaaaaaggcaactgatcggcatgcaactgttatttatgtggtgccaccgggagctgctgctgctatcctagaagcattagaagcagaaatgtctttgatattttgcatcaccaaagttgGGCCAAaacatgatagggttcgcgttaagcacgctctcttaaggcaaaaaaaatcgcgtctagtcaggcccgactgttcaggaatcatcgcaccagaaagg